From the Aspergillus puulaauensis MK2 DNA, chromosome 1, nearly complete sequence genome, the window GGCCACCAAGACTAGCATCATTACGATGCTTTTTCCCCGGTAGCTTTGGCACAGGCGGGTGCTGATCGGGGGTAAACCATTGCACAAGCGCATCCGGATCTGACAGAGGTTCGTTGATGTACTTGTCCCCCAGAAGAACTTTCGTTTCTCCAGTGCGCTTGTCTGTCATAGTGCATGCCACGCTGTTGCGGACACAGCCTTTGCATCTATCAAAGCCGTTGTGCAGGCACCCTGTCTGCCCCCTGGCCTTTCCAGCACAACCAGTCGTTagcaaaagaaagcaaaatgTATGAGAGAAGTAGTCTTACCGCACATCGGTCGCAAGTCCTTCCGTTAGAACTAGGCATATTCCTATATTCACAGATGGTCCGGACGAGTAACGCGTAGTCCATCTCAGTCCTGGTCGTCGGTAGATTCCACTTGTAATGCTCCGCCCAGAGCCCCTCCAGAGCAGAGAAATTGTCTCGGATGACGCCCCAGCACTGGCGGTCTAGCGGGCGTTTGAACCAGTCGCGGATTATCTCTAGGTCCCGTGAATTTGGAATAGGGATATGGAAGACGTGAGTCTTTCGCTGGCCACCTCTGGGGAGTCGCTTCCTCTttttcggcttcttctcatcGGGGTCGGGGTCGTCGTCCGAATGATATCTCTTGACGGGACGCTTCCCCTTTGCTACTTCGCTGAGTTCGGGCTCGTCTTCGCGTTTCGGGTGCTGAGTGGCATTCTCTTGGTTGGTGTTATTATCCTCGCTGTCGAGCGAGTTCCGTGTTGAAGACCGGGTTTGTACCATTTTGTTTCCTCGGTCCTTGGAACTGGAGATGTGGAAAGGAATATCGATAGAAAGGGggtcgaagaaaagaagggggGGGAAATTACTGAGAAAATTCGAGAGATCGAGGAGGACACCCGTCTAGACAGAGTGTGGGTTATAACAGAAGGGAAACACCTGCAGCATCACAATGTGGCCTTGTTTGGCAGGCCTGATCGAGGGGACCTCAAAGGCTCGTTCATGTCCAATTATAGCACAATTACTCTTGTCTGGAACAACACCACAGGAGACGAATGTGATTGAAAGACATGGGACATGATCAAAGGTAGCAACGGTCACCATCTCGCATACTCGAGATCGAGGGAACAGTCCAGGCAGCTGTCACCAGACTCAGCAGAGCTCGATGCCTTAGCATCTGGGGAACGAGGGGCAAGAACAACCCCGCCGAGGGCAGTGCCAGGGCGACACCTGGCCCTGCTTGAGAGGGTGATGCTCTGCTTAGGTACCTCGTTTTGTGTTGACAATGAGCTATTGTTAACAATGCAGAGTGCGATGAGAGATATGCCTACAACGGCGAAACCGCATTGAAACTACTTTCTTATCTTATGAAACAGGAGTGCggttgttgagattgagatCCCTTTGTGCCTCTGTTCTTTGTTGCTGTCTGAAGATTTGGGACAGCTACACAATGACACATGACTGGAAGAAACCCACAAAGGAATTTGAAAATGGGCGTATAATGGGGGCAAAGAAAACCGAGGTTGCATAAAGACGAGTTACTGAAAGAGGGAATCCGGTGTGAGCCGCCTGGCGGGAGTGTTCCTGGCAGAGGGTAGACTCGCAGCTTGAAGCTCCGAACGACGAACAGGTTGGGTAGAATCAGACGCCATTGGATCACAGCAGGGATCGCGGAGAGTTTTCGCGTCAGCCTCTTCCGCACGGGGAGGGGTGCTTCCAATGGGTGTCATTTCACAAGGTCCACAGTGAACACAGtggcggggaagaggaaaggcAGAAATATGACATGTCCTTCACAACCAGTGAATGTAACCCGCCACGACAGATCATATCATTGGATTGACAGGGGTGGATCCCCTCTGAATATTACTCCGAGTCATCAGACTGGACAGTTCGCCCGTTGATAGCCAGCAGTTCAACGTTGCTGCAGAAAATGAGCATCCGGTCCGAAGAGCTCAGGTGGGACTTACAAGACCAGCGGGGAATTTCCAGGAATGAACGGTGGAGCTCCTCTGCAGAAAATGTCAACACATCATGACACTCAATACACCCACTCAATAGAGAGGTGCAACGTACCTTGCGCCGTATCCGTAGTGTCTGGTCCAGGTGCCGCGTCAGCCAAGTGAGAGAAGGGAGGGTCAGAAGAACATACGGGCCGAAGGTTAGATAGGACTTTTCACCGAGGCTCATGCCTAGAATCCCAACTTCCCATCCTGTTTTCATCAGTAGCGaatccaaaaaaaaaaacgcgAAGGCCAAAAGCGAACCCTTGATAACTTTGCCCATCCCGATCTGGAAGGTGAAGGGTCTGCCTCGCTTGATGCTACTGTCGAATCTGTATTGGCTATGTTAGACACAATTGTATTTTGACTGCAAATGAGAGGCCAAGGAGGAGTAGATCATTTGCCTTTGCCCACAGTAACATACCGTCGGC encodes:
- the FPR1_1 gene encoding FKBP-type peptidyl-prolyl cis-trans isomerase (COG:O;~EggNog:ENOG410PR3Z;~InterPro:IPR001179;~PFAM:PF00254;~go_function: GO:0003755 - peptidyl-prolyl cis-trans isomerase activity [Evidence IEA]), coding for MGVIDFIKDIIRPGNGVDYPKQGDMVTVHYHGYLYDPTRSWNRGRRFDSSIKRGRPFTFQIGMGKVIKGWEVGILGMSLGEKSYLTFGPHYGYGARGAPPFIPGNSPLVFNVELLAINGRTVQSDDSE